A genomic window from Aethina tumida isolate Nest 87 chromosome 4, icAetTumi1.1, whole genome shotgun sequence includes:
- the LOC109594018 gene encoding uncharacterized protein LOC109594018 isoform X1 has product MEEMKLTWLKLGRHSYSVMWPVFVFLVFVLSYSSAQSVCPNGFVKLGRKCYHFGNGPETWLDAHHECVKRGSTLASIKNARQNNYISNFLIKNFGVEKRNFWIGGRFNYHQNIWVWGDSGEPLKIKLFTKTDHQKDLTFQCIYLTTNRKHEWNTKNCMDKNYYVCQKNSTRFNYKKCAYPYDLTKYESRLCSKKGYHVNETSFPGELKLYPRTPATSTQPTPTKISYACNLNTFMIGKKCYYFSKEPGTWHDAFFACKENGAKLAILRNKKHEFKIREFLTDQFVETTERWIGALYDNQSKKWNWFNGQHLTFRGFAPGALRNKDLEFTAAFMDPKLQYRWNVDKITSKRKYICQSNAKTVLSVGNYKKKKKLRKPDATITISTHGSDYNNTV; this is encoded by the exons atggaAGAAATGAAATTGACATGGCTCAAGTTGGGCAGACATAGTTACAGTGTTATGTGGCCTGTGTTTGTGTTTTTGGTATTCGTGTTATCAT ATAGTTCCGCTCAGAGTGTCTGTCCCAATGGTTTCGTTAAATTAGGACGCAAATGCTATCATTTCGGAAATGGACCCGAAACGTGGCTCGACGCCCATCACGAATGTGTCAAACGAGGCAGTACCTTAGCAAGCATCAAGAATGCacgtcaaaataattatatatcgaattttttgataaaaaatttcggagtag AAAAACGAAATTTTTGGATAGGAGGTCGATTTAATTACCATCAGAATATTTGGGTGTGGGGGGACTCCGGTGAGCCCTTGAAAATTAAGTTGTTCACAAAAACTGATCATCAGAAGGATTTAACTTTTCAATGTATTTACCTCACCACAAACCGGAAACACGA GTGGAACACGAAGAACTGCATGGACAAAAATTACTACGTATGTCAAAAGAATTCAACCAGattcaattacaaaaaatgtgcGTACCCCTATGACCTAACTAAATATGAGAGCAGACTGTGTTCAAAGAAAGGTTACCACGTGAACGAAACATCTTTCCCCGGTGAGTTGAAATTGTACCCAAGAACTCCGGCAACATCCACCCAACCAACCCCGACAAAAATCAGTTACGCTTGTAATCTAAACACGTTCATGATCGGAAAAAAATGCTACTACTTTAGCAAGGAACCTGGTACGTGGCATGACGCCTTTTTTGCTTGTAAAGAAAACGGAGCCAAGCTTGCTATATTACGAAATAAGAAGCACGAATTTAAGATTAGGGAGTTCCTTACTGACCAATTTGTAG AAACAACAGAAAGGTGGATTGGAGCATTATATGATAACCAGAGTAAAAAGTGGAATTGGTTTAATGGACAACACCTCACGTTTAGAGGATTTGCTCCAGGAGCTCTGCGGAACAAAGATTTGGAGTTCACTGCGGCTTTTATGGATCCGAAACTTCAATACAG GTGGAATGTTGATAAAATAACAAGCAAAAGAAAATACATATGTCAAAGCAACGCAAAAACTGTACTGTCAGTgggaaattataagaaaaaaaagaaactcaGGAAACCAGACGCCACAATAACTATTTCAACACATGGATCAGACTATAACAATACAGTATGA
- the LOC109594018 gene encoding uncharacterized protein LOC109594018 isoform X2: protein MEEMKLTWLKLGRHSYSVMWPVFVFLVFVLSYSSAQSVCPNGFVKLGRKCYHFGNGPETWLDAHHECVKRGSTLASIKNARQNNYISNFLIKNFGVEKRNFWIGGRFNYHQNIWVWGDSGEPLKIKLFTKTDHQKDLTFQCIYLTTNRKHEWNTKNCMDKNYYVCQKNSTRFNYKKCAYPYDLTKYESRLCSKKGYHVNETSFPGELKLYPRTPATSTQPTPTKISYACNLNTFMIGKKCYYFSKEPGTWHDAFFACKENGAKLAILRNKKHEFKIREFLTDQFVERWIGALYDNQSKKWNWFNGQHLTFRGFAPGALRNKDLEFTAAFMDPKLQYRWNVDKITSKRKYICQSNAKTVLSVGNYKKKKKLRKPDATITISTHGSDYNNTV, encoded by the exons atggaAGAAATGAAATTGACATGGCTCAAGTTGGGCAGACATAGTTACAGTGTTATGTGGCCTGTGTTTGTGTTTTTGGTATTCGTGTTATCAT ATAGTTCCGCTCAGAGTGTCTGTCCCAATGGTTTCGTTAAATTAGGACGCAAATGCTATCATTTCGGAAATGGACCCGAAACGTGGCTCGACGCCCATCACGAATGTGTCAAACGAGGCAGTACCTTAGCAAGCATCAAGAATGCacgtcaaaataattatatatcgaattttttgataaaaaatttcggagtag AAAAACGAAATTTTTGGATAGGAGGTCGATTTAATTACCATCAGAATATTTGGGTGTGGGGGGACTCCGGTGAGCCCTTGAAAATTAAGTTGTTCACAAAAACTGATCATCAGAAGGATTTAACTTTTCAATGTATTTACCTCACCACAAACCGGAAACACGA GTGGAACACGAAGAACTGCATGGACAAAAATTACTACGTATGTCAAAAGAATTCAACCAGattcaattacaaaaaatgtgcGTACCCCTATGACCTAACTAAATATGAGAGCAGACTGTGTTCAAAGAAAGGTTACCACGTGAACGAAACATCTTTCCCCGGTGAGTTGAAATTGTACCCAAGAACTCCGGCAACATCCACCCAACCAACCCCGACAAAAATCAGTTACGCTTGTAATCTAAACACGTTCATGATCGGAAAAAAATGCTACTACTTTAGCAAGGAACCTGGTACGTGGCATGACGCCTTTTTTGCTTGTAAAGAAAACGGAGCCAAGCTTGCTATATTACGAAATAAGAAGCACGAATTTAAGATTAGGGAGTTCCTTACTGACCAATTTGTAG AAAGGTGGATTGGAGCATTATATGATAACCAGAGTAAAAAGTGGAATTGGTTTAATGGACAACACCTCACGTTTAGAGGATTTGCTCCAGGAGCTCTGCGGAACAAAGATTTGGAGTTCACTGCGGCTTTTATGGATCCGAAACTTCAATACAG GTGGAATGTTGATAAAATAACAAGCAAAAGAAAATACATATGTCAAAGCAACGCAAAAACTGTACTGTCAGTgggaaattataagaaaaaaaagaaactcaGGAAACCAGACGCCACAATAACTATTTCAACACATGGATCAGACTATAACAATACAGTATGA
- the LOC126265405 gene encoding uncharacterized protein LOC126265405 — translation MKNTWNTVKIYFQELTEVITIILMIIVGFCINDHSNDEETGNYTRVVDSCQTNCTFAVENEMQLVPTNSTVLKKTPTIEKLNNISEYIRRCRDEIKKCEDEDIVRLIHLRQKLKSLTKCIKEIKSSNLKVKELQSYNIDQIRITLKKIDNKLKNHNPTQTKLTGVTRISPESTELNQVKSSNSQLDNTESHPSINYFNDASKDIYREDESMYLLILKQLN, via the exons ATGAAAAACACATGGAACACAG ttaaaatatatttccaagAACTCACAGAAGTTATTACTATAATTCTTATGATAATAG TGGGTTTTTGTATAAACGATCATTCTAACGATGAAGAGACCGGAAATTATACAAGAGTGGTTGATAGTTGTCAAACTAATTGCACTTTTGCTGTTGAAAATGAAATGCAATTAGTGCCGACGAATTCTACAG TACTGAAAAAAACGCCAACGAtagaaaagttaaataatatatcagaATACATAAGACGTTGTAgagatgaaataaaaaaatgcgaGGATGAGGATATTGTACGTTTAATACATCTAAGACAAAAACTCAAATCACTAACTAAATGCATTAAGGAAATCAAATCAAGCAATCTAAAAGTCAAAGAACTTCAAAGTTATAATATAGATCAAATAAGAATTACCCTGAAGaagattgataataaattaaagaatcacaacccaacacaaacaaaattaactgGAGTAACAAGGATATCACCAGAATCCACAGAATTGAACCAAGTGAAGAGTTCTAATTCCCAATTAG ataatacaGAGTCTCATccaagtattaattattttaatgatgcaTCTAAAGACATTTATAGAGAGGATGaaagtatgtatttattaattttgaaacagttgaattga
- the LOC126265369 gene encoding putative uncharacterized protein DDB_G0282133: protein MPVKISKYKQEIEVFKGGKDDLQFFNIDKLLRHTLLEIRNITSVDTNITKQKSYYIVQLRILINELIKKVEQNEKEESFSRLTGKSSGTSNIQGDMCTSITSGKQFVNECKNEFQTLDFDNLKSPSGLITLVDTDTEDAYHSKKLDRQMCVLSSTECDKSLKNQLITHTSDSNLFDDKSSELISINKNYINESTKNKLGEGDLIEENISKETKPNKISSFIPDHTLINNYHMEIINKEDCYDLIEYRKIINRTEPNYFTNEEVIETSFQHNSELKNKYDEPEAKQLSPFYNDSSLTLDSKQVLNNNNNNNKESHSSWLENNCLVNVVTSNTHQNDEEAIRKFHYVTSNFSEDNLKVEPLIENVCNFADQAYSENNNGLENKGSNLNENECDNFPESLPNVEDTYTAKEEIDEDSFNYFKSIYNINNEEEVKNEEGAVCNYNSQSKIEHMSPFNDETYLFNSNNNECEYKLSEYENKETSTTLKNFEDSDHLNTDILNHEISTNEGGTSLNERKHIDILENNEYIPSVIPNIEITSLFSQSTPLNYIKPFSVADRITQIKLDVEKLGQKISDFEGESEIEYYILDICLMDNLKRINSVDTNNSHELSEVKRKILLRIKKLDKILQFKYTFLRQF from the exons atgccagtgaaaataagtaaatacaaacaaGAAATAGAAGTTTTTAAGGGTGGAAAAGATGACCTACAATTCTTTAACATAGATAAATTACTTAGACACACATTATTGGAAATAAGAAACATTACATCTGTGGATACAAATATAACTAAACAGAAATCTTACTATATTGTTCAGTTAAGAATACTTATAaatgagttaattaaaaaagttgaacaaaatgaaaaagaagaaaGCTTTTCTAGATTAACTGGCAAATCTTCCGGCACCTCCAATATTCAAGGTGATATGTGCACTTCAATTACTTCTg GCAAACAATTCGTAAATGAATGCAAAAATGAATTCcaaactttagattttgaCAATCTTAAAAGTCCATCTGGGTTAATAACTTTAGTTGACACTGACACTGAAGATGCATATCATTCCAAGAAACTTGATAGACAAATGTGTGTTTTAAGTAGTACTGAATGTGATAAGAGtcttaaaaatcaattgataACTCACACGtcagattcaaatttatttgatgacAAGAGCAgtgaattaatttctattaataagaattatataaatgaaagtaCAAAGAACAAGCTGGGTGAAGGTGATTTAATAGAAGAAAATATCTCTAAAGAAACAAAgcctaataaaataagttcGTTCATCCCAGATCAcactttgattaataattatcacatggaaattataaacaaagaagattgttatgatttaattgaatatagaaaaataattaacagaactgaaccaaattattttacaaatgaaGAGGTCATAGAAACTTCCTTTCAACATAATTctgaacttaaaaataaatatgacgaACCTGAAGCTAAACAACTTTCACCTTTTTACAATGATTCTTCACTTACACTTGATTCTAAACAagtacttaataataataataataataataaagaatctcATTCTAGTTGGttggaaaataattgtttagttAACGTTGTTACATCAAATACGCACCAAAATGATGAAGAAGCGATAAGGAAATTCCATTATGTAACATCTAATTTTAGTGAGGACAATTTAAAGGTTGAACccttaattgaaaatgtatgTAACTTTGCTGATCAAGCatattctgaaaataataatggatTGGAAAATAAAGGcagtaatttaaatgaaaacgaATGTGATAATTTCCCAGAAAGCTTACCAAATGTTGAAGATACATACACAGCTAAAGAAGAAATAGATGAagacagttttaattattttaaatcgatatataatattaacaatgagGAAGAAGTGAAAAATGAAGAGGGAGCAGTTTGTAATTACAATAgtcaatcaaaaattgaacatATGTCTCCCTTCAATgatgaaacatatttatttaacagcaataataatgaatgcgagtataaattaagtgaataTGAAAACAAAGAGACATCAAcaacacttaaaaattttgaagattcTGATCATTTAAATACAGATATTCTGAATCATGAAATAAGTACAAACGAAGGTGGAACATCTCTAAATGAACGCAAACATATtgatatattagaaaataacgAATATATACCTTCAGTTATTCCCAATATTGAAATCACTTCATTATTTTCACAGAGTACACCACTAAATTACATTAAGCCTTTTTCAGTAGCAGATAGGATCACTCAAATTAAGTTGGACGTTGAGAAATTAGGACAAAAAATTTCTGATTTTGAAGGTGAAtcagaaattgaatattatattctagATATATGTTTaatggataatttaaaaaggatAAACAGTGTTGACACTAACAATTCACATGAACTTTCCGAAGtgaaaagaaaaatacttttgcgaattaaaaaattggataaaattttacaatttaagtatacatttttaagacaattttaa